A window of the Pecten maximus chromosome 19, xPecMax1.1, whole genome shotgun sequence genome harbors these coding sequences:
- the LOC117317275 gene encoding uncharacterized protein LOC117317275, translating into MSSLLYLRLWMLGSIGVVSAVYGRMHEKCVRYCQNEPPEISGAFSVCIKGWDNCTYCKFYNNNCPDIQECPNKVAPIPSRGNRCMICPGEDCIYNGQIYYTDETFDSVDGINTCICMRSGEIKCEEHYLGSPMTFCN; encoded by the exons ATGTCGTCACTCCTGTATTTGCGTTTGTGGATGCTCGGAAGCATAGGAGTTGTTT CGGCTGTTTATGGACGTATGCACGAGAAATGCGTGAGATACTGTCAAAATGAGCCACCTGAGATCAGCGGAGCTTTTAGTGTCTGTATCAAAGGATGGGACAACTGTACCTACTGTAAATTCTATAACAACAACTGCCCAGATATCCAGGAATGTCCTAACAAGGTTGCGCCTATTCCATCGAGAGGAAATCGCTGCATGATTTGTCCAG GTGAAGATTGTATCTACAACGGGCAAATTTACTATACAGACGAAACGTTCGACTCGGTGGATGGAATAAACACATGTATTTGTATGAGGAGCGGGGAGATAAAATGTGAGGAGCATTATCTTGGATCACCGATGACATTTTGTAACTGA